The following are encoded together in the Pedobacter sp. D749 genome:
- a CDS encoding GDSL-type esterase/lipase family protein yields the protein MSKGKEIYFKAAALSLPLVFLCFIEILLRIFNYGFDPSLFIKDPDQQGYMMMNPTASYKFFSTSANATQGNRERFGIVKSKNTFRIFVIGESTTAGYPYMHNGSFHRWLQYRLMHQYPSLNFEVINVSLTAVNSYTVLDFAKQIVNYEPDLVLVYTGHNEYYGALGIGSTSRIRGNSTWIKLVIKLRELKLVQLSDRIIEATAKLFGKRIDKRENLMKRMVTNQQIPYQSADFNRGIAQFNSNMDELCQLLSRKHIPTVISTLVSNEKDLKPFISSGKFSAEKQYTNGKKLYVNGDFKAAKTNFVLAKEYDQLRFRAPEAFNQIIRKLCKQYPGIYLADTRALFEKNEVSGIIGKETILEHVHPNLLGYAIMSESFYQQINNRNLIPTKKQSEMSFAQLLVNMPVTKVDSLYGAYQIMMLRSGWPFNEPITATYNRGNSIDEQLAGALAVDRITWRTAMDELYKATMANADKQKALKVTEAVLLENPYQISYYTYAGRLAFELANLETAEFYFKKAYDLEPTRGNANNLFLFYFKSDLPEQALHHNDILKRSGQQSYLDAQTEEILKNIIKLKKEVPSNNINELIASYYHQLRADETAAKYRNKNSR from the coding sequence ATGAGCAAGGGAAAAGAAATATACTTTAAGGCAGCGGCATTGTCGCTGCCATTGGTATTTTTATGCTTCATCGAAATCCTTTTGAGAATTTTCAATTATGGTTTTGATCCGTCATTGTTTATTAAAGATCCCGATCAGCAGGGCTACATGATGATGAACCCTACCGCCTCTTATAAGTTTTTTTCTACTAGTGCCAATGCAACCCAGGGTAACCGGGAACGATTCGGCATCGTAAAATCTAAAAACACCTTCAGGATATTTGTAATTGGCGAATCGACTACTGCAGGCTACCCATATATGCACAATGGATCGTTTCATAGGTGGTTGCAATACCGGTTGATGCACCAATATCCCAGCCTGAACTTCGAGGTGATTAATGTTTCGCTTACCGCAGTAAATTCGTACACGGTACTAGATTTCGCAAAACAAATTGTTAATTATGAGCCGGATCTGGTATTGGTATATACCGGGCATAACGAATATTACGGCGCTTTGGGTATCGGCTCTACCAGCCGGATTAGGGGCAATAGCACCTGGATAAAACTGGTGATTAAACTGCGTGAACTTAAGTTGGTACAGTTATCAGACCGCATCATTGAGGCTACTGCAAAACTTTTTGGAAAAAGAATTGATAAGCGCGAAAACCTGATGAAACGTATGGTAACCAATCAGCAAATACCTTATCAATCTGCCGATTTTAACCGTGGTATAGCTCAGTTTAACAGCAATATGGACGAATTGTGCCAGTTATTGTCAAGAAAACATATCCCAACCGTAATCAGTACGCTGGTAAGCAATGAAAAAGACCTTAAACCATTTATAAGTTCAGGCAAATTTTCAGCTGAAAAGCAATACACAAATGGCAAAAAATTATACGTAAATGGTGATTTTAAAGCCGCAAAAACAAATTTTGTTTTGGCTAAAGAATACGATCAGCTGCGTTTCAGAGCGCCGGAAGCCTTCAACCAAATCATTAGAAAACTGTGCAAGCAGTACCCTGGTATTTACCTGGCGGATACCCGTGCCTTGTTTGAGAAAAACGAGGTTAGTGGAATAATTGGCAAAGAAACCATTTTAGAGCATGTTCATCCAAATTTATTGGGTTACGCAATCATGAGCGAATCTTTTTATCAACAGATTAACAACAGAAATTTAATACCGACAAAAAAACAAAGTGAAATGTCGTTCGCACAATTGTTGGTTAATATGCCCGTTACCAAAGTAGATTCGTTATATGGTGCATATCAGATTATGATGCTCCGTTCGGGTTGGCCCTTTAATGAGCCCATAACAGCTACTTACAATCGTGGAAATTCGATAGATGAACAACTTGCAGGGGCATTGGCTGTAGACAGGATTACCTGGAGGACAGCAATGGATGAACTGTATAAAGCTACTATGGCCAATGCAGACAAACAAAAAGCCTTAAAGGTTACCGAAGCTGTGCTGCTGGAAAATCCTTATCAAATAAGTTATTACACTTACGCAGGCCGTTTAGCTTTTGAACTGGCAAACCTGGAAACCGCTGAATTTTATTTTAAAAAAGCGTATGACCTTGAACCAACACGCGGGAATGCTAATAATCTTTTCTTGTTTTATTTTAAATCAGATCTTCCCGAGCAAGCTTTGCACCATAATGATATACTAAAGCGCTCCGGTCAGCAATCCTACCTGGATGCACAAACTGAAGAAATACTGAAAAATATCATCAAACTAAAAAAAGAAGTCCCATCAAATAACATCAATGAGTTGATTGCCAGCTATTATCACCAGCTCAGAGCCGATGAAACAGCAGCAAAATATAGGAATAAAAATAGCAGGTAA
- a CDS encoding TIM-barrel domain-containing protein encodes MKRKFIAVITLFLSYHISVHAQSFQKTPQGIHVVIQSMDVEVSFYSPSIVRVFKKPEGSQQKKESLSVVKLPEQLTPDIKTNGQSVTISSKLISATVNLQTGKISFEDPNGSQLFTEKDYGTQFTAIKDAGNPTYVVRQAYLLDKDEIIYGLGQQQNGKLNQRGQKLLLKQENTRVCIPFFQSVKGYGIFWDNYSPTTFTDNVQETSFDSEVGNCADYYFMFGGGGDGVVAQMRELTGQSPMMPLWSFGFSQSRERYKTQFELVDVVKKYRALKIPLDGIVQDWQYWGKDDNWNAMSFEPSTFPKPQAMVDSVHQLNAHLFIVSWPGFAPKTPQYQEFKSKNMLINFDTWPPGANTKPYDVYNPTARNIYWDYLNKGIFSLGIDAWWLDSTEPDHINIKEKDFDQPTFLGSYRSVENAFPLQHTGGVYDHQRAVSNTKRVLLLTRSAFAGQQRYGTNTWSGDVGSNWPTLKKQIPAALNFSLTGLPYWNGDIGGFFAGDFVKGGGAKNPDFQELYNRWMQFATFTPMMRSHGTDIPREIYQFGKKGDQAFDIQEKFINLRYRLLPYTYATAWSVTHHAGSIMRPLYSQFPNDPAGFENNSEYMFGSSFLVSPVTDKGVTNQEIYLPAASKWFDFWTGEVFKGGQTVKRETPMEIIPLYVKAGSIVPWGPKVQYATEKRWNDLDIRIYPGDNGDFVLYEDENDSYNYEKGAFSEIHFKWNDASKTLTVEDRKGQFKGMLGKRKFNIVMVSKQNGISIDNQTINKSVNYNGRKLSVKL; translated from the coding sequence AGGGTATCCATGTCGTTATTCAATCAATGGATGTAGAGGTCAGTTTTTATTCACCATCTATTGTTCGGGTTTTTAAAAAGCCAGAAGGGAGCCAGCAAAAAAAAGAAAGCCTCTCTGTTGTAAAACTTCCTGAACAGTTAACACCTGATATTAAAACCAACGGGCAAAGTGTAACCATCAGCAGTAAACTAATATCTGCAACAGTTAACCTGCAAACCGGAAAAATTTCATTTGAAGATCCGAATGGCAGTCAGTTATTTACAGAAAAAGATTATGGCACCCAGTTTACCGCGATAAAAGATGCCGGAAATCCAACGTATGTGGTTAGACAGGCCTATTTATTAGACAAGGACGAAATTATTTATGGACTTGGCCAGCAGCAGAATGGAAAACTGAACCAAAGGGGTCAAAAATTACTCCTTAAACAAGAGAACACGAGGGTGTGTATTCCTTTCTTCCAATCGGTAAAAGGTTATGGAATTTTCTGGGACAACTATTCACCAACAACTTTTACAGATAATGTTCAGGAAACTTCATTTGATTCAGAAGTTGGAAACTGCGCTGATTATTATTTTATGTTTGGCGGAGGTGGCGACGGGGTGGTTGCACAAATGCGTGAGCTTACCGGGCAATCTCCTATGATGCCCTTATGGTCATTTGGCTTCAGTCAATCGCGCGAGCGCTACAAAACCCAGTTTGAGCTTGTTGATGTGGTAAAAAAATACAGAGCATTAAAAATACCACTTGATGGTATTGTACAAGACTGGCAATATTGGGGAAAAGACGATAACTGGAATGCCATGAGTTTTGAGCCTAGCACTTTCCCAAAACCACAAGCCATGGTAGATAGTGTGCACCAGCTTAACGCCCACCTCTTTATTGTTTCATGGCCAGGTTTCGCACCAAAAACACCACAATACCAGGAGTTTAAATCAAAGAATATGCTCATTAACTTTGATACCTGGCCGCCGGGTGCAAACACCAAACCTTATGATGTTTATAACCCTACTGCCCGTAACATTTACTGGGATTACCTAAATAAAGGCATATTCTCATTGGGTATAGATGCCTGGTGGCTCGATTCGACCGAACCAGACCACATTAACATTAAAGAAAAAGATTTCGATCAGCCCACTTTTTTGGGGAGTTACCGAAGCGTAGAGAACGCTTTTCCGCTTCAACACACCGGCGGTGTTTATGATCACCAGAGAGCAGTAAGTAATACTAAACGCGTACTCCTGTTAACCCGTTCAGCATTTGCAGGTCAGCAACGATACGGAACAAACACCTGGAGCGGAGATGTTGGTTCTAACTGGCCTACGCTAAAAAAACAGATCCCGGCAGCACTAAATTTCTCATTAACCGGTTTACCTTACTGGAATGGAGATATTGGTGGTTTTTTCGCAGGTGACTTTGTGAAAGGTGGTGGCGCAAAAAATCCCGATTTTCAGGAATTATATAACCGATGGATGCAGTTTGCAACCTTTACACCAATGATGCGCTCGCACGGTACCGACATACCAAGAGAAATATACCAGTTTGGCAAAAAAGGAGATCAGGCATTTGATATCCAGGAAAAGTTTATCAACCTGCGCTACCGCTTACTGCCATACACTTATGCAACTGCCTGGTCGGTAACGCATCATGCAGGATCCATTATGCGGCCATTATACTCACAATTTCCTAACGATCCAGCAGGTTTCGAAAACAACTCGGAATATATGTTCGGAAGCTCGTTTCTCGTATCACCAGTTACCGATAAAGGTGTTACCAATCAGGAAATATACCTCCCGGCAGCCAGCAAATGGTTCGATTTCTGGACAGGTGAAGTATTTAAAGGCGGCCAAACGGTTAAACGTGAAACGCCGATGGAGATTATACCACTTTACGTAAAAGCAGGCTCAATTGTACCTTGGGGACCAAAAGTGCAATATGCAACAGAAAAGAGATGGAATGACCTGGATATCCGCATATATCCTGGCGACAACGGTGATTTCGTTTTGTATGAGGATGAAAATGACAGTTATAACTACGAGAAGGGAGCATTTTCAGAAATCCACTTCAAATGGAACGATGCCTCAAAAACACTTACCGTTGAAGATAGAAAAGGACAGTTTAAAGGCATGTTAGGCAAACGCAAATTTAATATTGTGATGGTAAGCAAACAGAATGGAATAAGCATTGACAATCAAACCATTAACAAATCAGTTAATTATAATGGCCGTAAACTTTCAGTTAAACTCTAA